The following are from one region of the Paenalkalicoccus suaedae genome:
- a CDS encoding phage tail protein gives MIGSFGEIVFEVNDKRVHTFNQLTRDSTGRSTDHEVLGQKPVTQWNGPGLDTVSFTIKLHGAHGVKPREEMEQWLIKERDGDAEFLFIGGKGLGVSRWMITRVSQAWNIVMNRGELLSANVSIELKEYTAVIRNSRRRWLDDRLR, from the coding sequence ATGATTGGATCATTTGGAGAAATAGTTTTTGAAGTTAATGATAAACGCGTCCATACCTTTAATCAGTTGACAAGAGATTCAACTGGCAGGTCTACAGATCATGAAGTGCTAGGGCAAAAGCCAGTTACACAGTGGAATGGCCCTGGACTAGATACAGTAAGCTTTACCATAAAGCTACACGGAGCTCATGGAGTGAAGCCACGCGAAGAAATGGAACAGTGGTTGATTAAAGAACGAGACGGAGATGCTGAATTTTTATTTATTGGTGGAAAGGGTTTAGGAGTAAGTAGATGGATGATCACTCGTGTTAGTCAAGCTTGGAACATTGTGATGAATCGTGGCGAGCTATTAAGCGCTAATGTATCAATTGAGCTAAAAGAATACACAGCAGTGATTAGAAACAGCAGACGGCGGTGGTTAGATGATAGATTACGATAA
- a CDS encoding baseplate assembly protein — MTLKLTDLPEVSFAEVDAEQILADIVAEYENAYFEQTGTRKRLYPGDPIRIFLYTRALREIQLRTVIDDTGKQNLLKYARGENLVNLGAFTKTEPAEPTAASTVMYLELSEAQPFDIVIPAGTRVSPGEDLQFSNRENLSVPAGQTSLTYLVYCEELGEVGNGFLAGQINQLSDPLPYVATVENIDESKGGFIESEDSYRERIHEAPEGFSVAGPSGAYEHLAKKFMPSILHVKAVSPSPGVVDMRFILQSGEIPTESVINEVSNHLNERDRRPLTDQFSAAAPELIEYDVDVTYYLRSTDIESLVKTRENVDNSVDEFITWQRSRIGRDVNPSELIAKMVRSGAKRVEVRLPEHIEIDNLSLAVVNVKTVEYGGIEDD; from the coding sequence TTGACCTTGAAGCTGACTGATTTACCAGAGGTTAGTTTTGCTGAAGTAGATGCAGAACAAATACTAGCTGATATCGTAGCTGAATATGAGAATGCTTATTTTGAGCAAACCGGAACACGAAAACGACTTTATCCAGGCGATCCTATTCGGATTTTTTTATATACTCGCGCATTAAGAGAAATTCAGTTACGTACGGTAATCGACGATACAGGCAAACAAAATTTATTAAAGTACGCACGAGGCGAAAACCTTGTTAATTTAGGAGCCTTTACGAAAACAGAGCCAGCAGAGCCAACAGCAGCTAGTACAGTGATGTATTTAGAATTAAGTGAGGCACAACCATTTGATATTGTTATTCCAGCCGGTACACGAGTCAGTCCCGGCGAGGACCTACAGTTTAGCAATCGAGAGAATTTAAGTGTTCCTGCCGGACAAACATCACTAACCTATCTGGTTTACTGTGAAGAGCTAGGGGAAGTGGGAAATGGATTTTTAGCCGGGCAAATTAATCAGTTAAGCGATCCTTTGCCTTATGTTGCGACAGTTGAAAATATCGACGAGAGTAAGGGTGGTTTCATCGAATCTGAAGATAGTTACAGGGAACGAATCCACGAAGCACCAGAAGGATTTTCCGTAGCTGGACCTTCAGGAGCTTATGAACATCTAGCAAAGAAGTTTATGCCATCTATTTTACATGTAAAAGCCGTATCGCCTTCACCCGGAGTAGTAGATATGCGATTTATTTTACAATCTGGAGAAATTCCTACTGAATCTGTTATTAATGAGGTGTCGAATCATTTAAATGAGCGAGATCGACGACCTCTTACAGATCAATTCTCAGCAGCAGCGCCTGAGCTAATCGAGTACGATGTTGATGTTACGTATTATCTTAGATCTACAGACATTGAATCATTGGTTAAAACGAGAGAAAATGTGGATAACTCTGTGGATGAATTTATCACTTGGCAAAGAAGTCGTATAGGTAGGGACGTCAATCCTTCTGAATTAATCGCGAAAATGGTTCGTTCAGGAGCAAAAAGGGTTGAGGTCAGATTACCTGAACATATTGAAATTGATAATCTCTCTTTAGCAGTTGTTAATGTAAAAACTGTAGAGTACGGAGGGATTGAAGATGACTAA
- a CDS encoding phage late control D family protein, with translation MTKARRTEVEVHYNGINVSKDFAKDLKSFSYVDNASGESDSISITLQDENEVWMNEWFANKSDQIRAIINTMNWKTQNDSERLLCGTFFIDMPELSGFPNEVTINAASVPANEQLMSRPRTQKWKGIGLKRIANDIAFRSGLKLEYLANNPWYGSKEQSGVTDAAFLSELCESEGLAMKVTNRKIIIFKESDFEKEKPVDSYHRKAGRVLSYNFNSDYSKGYAGVKLSYFDVKLKRKIEFLYTVRDISNTNEEEEANKNKIYLLNTKVHTGEEARRAAQNKLRNLNKRETQVDLTLLGNVNLVGGSTLQLDGFGKFSGKYFIEQARHDIGSGGYTTQVRARKVLGG, from the coding sequence ATGACTAAAGCGAGAAGAACAGAAGTAGAGGTGCATTATAACGGAATAAATGTATCAAAAGACTTCGCAAAAGATCTGAAGAGCTTTTCATACGTTGACAATGCATCTGGTGAGTCTGACAGTATCAGTATCACTCTCCAAGATGAGAACGAAGTTTGGATGAATGAATGGTTTGCCAATAAGAGTGACCAGATAAGAGCAATAATTAATACAATGAACTGGAAAACACAAAATGATTCAGAAAGATTGTTGTGCGGGACATTTTTTATTGATATGCCTGAACTATCAGGATTTCCGAATGAAGTCACAATTAATGCTGCATCCGTCCCAGCTAACGAACAACTTATGTCTCGACCACGAACACAAAAATGGAAAGGTATCGGTCTAAAGCGCATCGCAAATGATATTGCTTTCCGTAGTGGATTAAAGCTCGAATATTTAGCTAATAATCCGTGGTACGGTTCAAAGGAACAAAGTGGTGTGACTGATGCAGCGTTCTTATCTGAATTGTGTGAGTCTGAAGGACTTGCCATGAAGGTAACAAATAGAAAAATCATCATATTTAAAGAAAGTGATTTTGAAAAAGAAAAACCTGTAGATAGTTACCATCGTAAAGCCGGAAGAGTATTGAGCTATAATTTCAATTCAGATTATAGCAAAGGTTATGCAGGCGTAAAGCTGTCTTATTTTGATGTGAAACTGAAAAGGAAAATTGAATTTCTATATACAGTTCGCGACATTTCTAATACAAATGAAGAAGAAGAAGCAAACAAAAATAAAATTTATCTCCTTAACACAAAAGTCCATACAGGCGAAGAAGCAAGAAGAGCTGCACAAAATAAACTTAGAAATCTCAACAAGAGAGAAACACAAGTAGATTTAACCTTATTAGGCAATGTGAATTTAGTTGGAGGCAGCACACTACAATTAGATGGTTTCGGTAAATTTAGTGGTAAATACTTTATTGAGCAAGCACGGCATGATATTGGTTCTGGTGGATATACAACTCAAGTAAGAGCACGAAAGGTCTTAGGAGGTTAA
- a CDS encoding phage tail protein has translation MIDIDLQREVSKDLKKRLKRFQARLPQASAEAANRAAITLRKNMNMEIRKEYTIKATDIKETVSLDKATKATMFAEVGSRGNPISLDRFKLLPRKVSPKRKAPIKAAVKKGATKAIPGAFVTNLKDRRLGNIVGAAMRQSKSRNPIRRLSGPSIPQMLNNDRVNKVIRETGQEAFQKRFDHNVSRILDQVMSQ, from the coding sequence GTGATTGACATTGATCTACAACGTGAGGTATCAAAGGATCTAAAAAAACGATTGAAAAGATTTCAGGCACGACTACCTCAAGCGTCTGCTGAAGCAGCTAACAGGGCAGCAATTACTCTTCGCAAAAATATGAATATGGAAATACGCAAAGAGTACACCATTAAAGCGACTGATATTAAAGAGACTGTATCTCTTGATAAGGCAACTAAAGCAACCATGTTTGCTGAAGTTGGTTCACGCGGTAATCCGATTAGCTTAGATCGCTTTAAGTTGTTGCCACGTAAAGTAAGTCCTAAACGTAAGGCTCCGATTAAGGCTGCTGTTAAGAAAGGTGCTACCAAAGCAATACCTGGAGCCTTTGTAACAAATCTTAAAGATCGCAGATTAGGAAATATTGTTGGTGCTGCAATGCGACAATCTAAATCAAGAAACCCTATTCGTCGTTTATCGGGTCCATCTATCCCTCAGATGCTTAATAACGACAGAGTGAATAAGGTAATTAGAGAAACAGGACAAGAAGCATTTCAAAAGCGATTTGACCACAATGTAAGTCGAATCTTAGATCAGGTGATGTCTCAATGA
- a CDS encoding tail protein X: MNTYETVSGDTWDLIAYKVFNNENKLVDLMKANPDYISTVIFSANVTLTIPELTETPRLNLPPWKRGL, translated from the coding sequence ATGAACACTTATGAAACAGTATCAGGGGATACATGGGATCTTATCGCTTATAAGGTTTTTAATAATGAAAATAAGCTAGTTGATCTAATGAAAGCTAACCCAGATTATATTTCTACTGTCATATTTAGCGCTAACGTTACATTAACAATCCCGGAATTAACTGAAACACCTCGCTTAAATCTCCCTCCTTGGAAGCGAGGTCTGTAA
- a CDS encoding phage tail sheath family protein: protein MAYRHGIEVDRQPFGLSLATGGANTVPVVFGTAQSNLASDPSSNLNKPVLIRNPREARELVGFSTDFEFTLNQAIDAAFNELKISPILVVNVLDVATHKESETTTVNLTSGEAVINDTRALLDTVEIEELTADTDFIVSRDPRNRLVISLLDADAIADSSSVEVTYDRIDPSLVTDEDVVGSYDPATNVYKGIELLTQVYPKYQLIPNVISAPGFSASAVVGAALTAKADLINGILNAFVLLDVEGETRQQALEAKVEAGYDSGKSTVLWPKVVVASKKYWYSAYMSAVIAQLDSVNDNVPFKSPSNQRITISGLETPGGQEVFQDKTHGNELNAKGIVTAINVGGWRTWGNETAAFDSTLEEIDIADLYISNRRMFDWWSNSFILSYFSKVDNPTDFRLIEQLVDDENIRANGFQAAGQIAGARISFSQDENPIESILAGEIVFDQEIAFYPPAKHIKNRLSFNPTILNDALFGGA from the coding sequence ATGGCATACCGACATGGTATTGAAGTTGATAGACAGCCGTTTGGCTTGTCTTTAGCAACTGGCGGAGCTAACACAGTCCCAGTGGTATTTGGTACAGCGCAATCAAATTTAGCATCTGATCCATCCTCAAATTTAAATAAACCTGTACTAATTCGCAATCCGCGTGAAGCTCGCGAGCTAGTAGGTTTTTCTACAGATTTCGAGTTTACATTGAATCAGGCTATTGATGCAGCCTTTAATGAGCTGAAAATATCTCCGATTTTAGTAGTCAATGTGCTTGATGTTGCTACTCATAAAGAGTCTGAAACAACTACTGTAAACCTTACGTCTGGTGAGGCGGTTATTAATGATACACGTGCGCTCTTAGATACTGTAGAAATAGAAGAATTAACTGCTGATACAGACTTTATTGTCTCTCGTGATCCTCGTAATCGTTTAGTTATTAGTTTACTAGATGCAGACGCAATTGCTGACTCAAGTTCGGTAGAAGTTACGTATGATCGAATTGATCCGAGTCTGGTAACGGATGAAGATGTAGTTGGTTCATATGATCCTGCCACTAACGTTTATAAGGGAATCGAGCTTTTAACACAGGTATATCCTAAGTATCAATTAATTCCTAATGTTATCAGTGCACCAGGTTTCTCAGCATCGGCAGTTGTAGGTGCAGCATTAACTGCTAAAGCTGATCTTATCAACGGGATTCTTAATGCATTTGTCCTGCTTGATGTGGAAGGAGAAACAAGACAACAAGCATTAGAAGCAAAAGTAGAAGCTGGCTATGACTCCGGTAAATCTACTGTCTTATGGCCTAAGGTTGTAGTAGCTAGTAAGAAGTATTGGTATAGCGCCTACATGTCAGCTGTAATTGCTCAATTAGATAGCGTTAATGATAATGTTCCGTTCAAGTCTCCATCTAATCAGCGCATCACAATTAGCGGTTTAGAGACTCCTGGAGGACAAGAAGTTTTTCAGGATAAAACACATGGTAATGAATTGAATGCAAAAGGTATCGTTACAGCAATCAATGTAGGTGGATGGAGAACGTGGGGCAATGAAACAGCAGCCTTTGATTCTACACTTGAAGAGATTGATATTGCAGATCTGTATATTTCAAATCGACGTATGTTCGATTGGTGGTCAAATTCATTTATTCTAAGTTACTTTAGCAAAGTCGATAACCCCACTGATTTTAGATTAATTGAACAGTTAGTTGATGATGAAAACATTCGTGCCAATGGTTTTCAGGCTGCTGGACAAATCGCAGGAGCTCGAATTTCATTTAGTCAAGATGAAAACCCTATTGAGAGCATTTTAGCTGGTGAGATTGTGTTTGATCAGGAGATTGCTTTCTATCCTCCTGCTAAACACATTAAAAACCGTCTGTCATTCAATCCGACAATTTTAAATGATGCATTATTTGGAGGTGCTTAA
- a CDS encoding phage tail tape measure protein: MSQKAYEIAFKLGAQMDPSMQKVMGDTQKNMKGLEKGMEGAQKKSGLLRRSFGNLSGAAKLAGGLIVTYLGARTFKAVIGAASEFEDQMANISTLLTGDVSASMQSMNEDIKRIAKQTGVSTELLADGLYQVVSAFGEAKDNAEVLEIATKAASAGNAEVADSVNLLSAVTKGYGDTSAEAVQKASDLAFATVRLGQTSFPELASSMGKVIPLAATLGAEQEELFGAMATLTGVTGNTAEVTTQLRSTLQGFLQPSGAMGDALKSLGYENGQVALQSEGLQGILESLRKEVGNDEIAFSNLFGSVEAKNAVLALTGSQAENFTEKTKEMANAVGATEEAFEKKQKTAKAAWARIQQYINVAAINIGDKFLPIIAEGLTWTMDLFDKVWPKVSEFANQFAEPLKGLGKVVQGIFQYMSGNSYDGFISFVESGFSPGIIKMVDNFAKSVGEIASNVKDAISIGKGFIQNLFGDRKDGNASIISANLGPDTTKRLLDIAKNVREFGETVVTYFKSAFDTLWPILQMVFQNVQDGIAFLMPYIVSAIGPVVGFFKGILEQISTFWQENGAQIIQALVNIGGFLKDTFIFLLPFILGIVKAVWGNIQGVISGAVGVITGIIKLLASVFTGDMAGMWEALKQIFMSGVKLIWNMIQLTFYGRIIGGIRALAIGARTILSGMWTAIRTFFTNGVVNAVTSVGRFVVGVRNGFTRARTAVVDTMRRMYDAVKSRFDSMVTGARELPGRLGSGIRAMASKAVDGVKKLGNDMVNGLAAAINGVGEGVNWILGKIGVSFTIPSWVPPAYAKGTDYHPGGPAIVGDGGGPELMVMPNGRQMLSPSTDTLMNLPKGTQVLPYEKTTQLMKGIPAYAEGTGLINRAWDGVRNFAGRVKDVTTDVFSYISNPSKLLTNVLNDLGVALPSLNGAAGKLVPGAFSFIKNKAVEFLTSKIGDFGADGGSGGVGANTFANWRLTSPFGMRVHPITGRRTMHRGVDYAAPTGTQLRSNVSGRVSGASYLGGYGNTVQVQSGMFTHLYAHLSRILTNVGRQVSAGDLLGLIGSTGRSTGPHLHYEVRRGGMAINPMPFVGRGFAKGGTVSHGQTAWVGEQGPELAQLPGGTRILNNKDSMGVGGSYTIEINDNRTIRVEGSSDASLLKRLLDEDRNELVRLVEKIIREKDRLAFR; encoded by the coding sequence GTGAGTCAAAAAGCTTATGAGATAGCTTTTAAACTTGGCGCGCAAATGGACCCCTCCATGCAAAAAGTAATGGGCGATACACAAAAGAATATGAAAGGCCTCGAGAAAGGCATGGAAGGAGCTCAGAAAAAATCTGGGCTCCTTCGTCGTTCTTTTGGTAATCTATCAGGCGCTGCTAAGTTAGCAGGTGGATTAATAGTTACTTATTTAGGCGCAAGAACATTTAAAGCTGTAATAGGTGCTGCAAGTGAATTTGAAGATCAAATGGCAAACATATCAACTCTTTTAACTGGCGACGTATCGGCGAGTATGCAATCTATGAATGAAGATATCAAAAGAATTGCTAAACAGACTGGTGTATCGACAGAGCTCTTAGCTGATGGTCTTTATCAAGTTGTTTCTGCCTTTGGTGAAGCGAAAGATAATGCAGAAGTCTTAGAAATTGCAACGAAGGCAGCCTCAGCTGGTAATGCCGAAGTAGCTGATAGCGTAAACTTACTTTCAGCCGTTACAAAGGGTTACGGCGACACGAGCGCAGAAGCCGTTCAGAAAGCATCTGACTTAGCATTTGCAACAGTTCGATTAGGACAAACCTCATTTCCGGAATTAGCATCAAGTATGGGTAAAGTAATTCCTCTTGCTGCTACACTAGGCGCTGAACAAGAAGAACTTTTTGGAGCTATGGCAACCCTTACGGGGGTTACAGGTAACACAGCAGAGGTAACTACTCAGCTACGATCAACGTTACAAGGGTTTCTCCAGCCTTCAGGAGCCATGGGCGACGCCTTAAAGAGTTTAGGCTATGAGAACGGACAAGTAGCCTTACAATCAGAAGGTTTGCAAGGAATACTTGAGAGTTTGCGCAAAGAAGTCGGTAACGATGAAATTGCCTTTTCTAATTTGTTTGGTTCAGTTGAAGCTAAAAACGCAGTCTTGGCACTTACGGGATCACAAGCAGAGAACTTTACCGAAAAGACTAAAGAAATGGCCAATGCTGTAGGAGCTACAGAAGAAGCATTTGAAAAGAAGCAAAAAACAGCTAAAGCAGCATGGGCAAGGATACAACAATACATCAATGTTGCTGCCATAAATATTGGAGATAAGTTTCTACCGATTATAGCTGAAGGTCTTACTTGGACGATGGACTTGTTCGATAAGGTTTGGCCGAAAGTAAGTGAATTTGCTAATCAGTTCGCTGAGCCTTTAAAGGGTCTAGGTAAAGTGGTGCAAGGGATCTTCCAGTATATGAGTGGCAATTCATATGATGGATTCATCAGTTTTGTGGAGTCTGGATTTTCTCCTGGCATCATCAAAATGGTAGATAATTTTGCAAAGTCTGTTGGCGAGATTGCTTCGAACGTTAAAGATGCAATTAGTATTGGTAAAGGATTCATCCAAAACTTATTCGGCGATAGAAAAGACGGTAATGCATCTATCATAAGCGCAAATTTGGGACCTGATACAACAAAGAGGTTATTAGATATTGCTAAGAATGTAAGAGAATTCGGTGAGACGGTAGTAACTTATTTTAAATCAGCTTTTGATACATTATGGCCAATACTTCAAATGGTTTTTCAAAATGTACAAGATGGAATAGCCTTTTTAATGCCTTACATTGTTAGCGCTATTGGTCCAGTAGTAGGTTTCTTTAAAGGGATTTTAGAGCAAATATCTACTTTTTGGCAAGAAAACGGAGCGCAGATCATTCAAGCACTAGTAAATATTGGTGGGTTTTTAAAAGACACATTTATATTTTTACTTCCATTTATTTTAGGAATTGTAAAGGCGGTTTGGGGTAATATCCAAGGCGTTATTTCTGGTGCCGTCGGCGTCATTACAGGAATCATTAAGTTATTAGCATCTGTGTTTACTGGCGATATGGCAGGCATGTGGGAGGCGTTGAAACAAATATTCATGAGTGGGGTAAAACTCATTTGGAATATGATCCAACTTACTTTCTACGGTCGAATAATTGGAGGTATTAGAGCGTTAGCAATTGGTGCTCGAACAATACTTTCTGGTATGTGGACTGCTATACGAACTTTCTTTACTAATGGTGTTGTCAATGCGGTAACGTCAGTTGGTCGCTTTGTGGTTGGTGTAAGAAATGGATTTACACGCGCTCGAACAGCTGTAGTCGATACAATGCGAAGAATGTATGATGCTGTTAAATCACGATTTGATAGCATGGTAACAGGAGCAAGAGAGTTACCAGGGCGGTTAGGTTCAGGAATACGTGCCATGGCTAGTAAAGCTGTTGACGGAGTAAAAAAATTAGGTAATGACATGGTAAATGGATTAGCTGCCGCGATCAATGGCGTTGGTGAAGGAGTTAACTGGATTTTAGGTAAGATCGGCGTGAGCTTTACTATTCCATCGTGGGTTCCTCCTGCTTATGCAAAAGGAACAGACTATCACCCCGGTGGTCCGGCGATTGTAGGTGATGGTGGAGGACCAGAATTAATGGTTATGCCGAACGGGAGGCAAATGCTTTCTCCGAGCACCGACACGTTAATGAACCTTCCAAAGGGAACGCAAGTATTACCTTATGAAAAGACTACACAGTTAATGAAAGGCATTCCTGCTTACGCTGAAGGAACAGGCTTAATTAATCGAGCGTGGGATGGCGTGAGGAACTTCGCAGGCAGAGTAAAAGATGTTACTACAGATGTATTTAGTTATATCTCTAATCCATCCAAGCTACTTACAAATGTCTTAAATGATCTAGGTGTAGCTTTACCCTCTTTAAATGGTGCAGCCGGTAAATTAGTACCGGGTGCTTTTAGTTTTATCAAAAATAAAGCTGTGGAATTTCTTACGAGCAAGATAGGAGACTTTGGCGCCGATGGAGGTAGTGGTGGCGTAGGAGCAAATACGTTTGCTAACTGGCGACTAACCTCACCATTCGGGATGCGTGTTCATCCGATCACAGGACGCAGAACAATGCATAGAGGTGTGGACTATGCAGCACCTACAGGTACACAATTACGATCAAACGTAAGTGGTCGCGTATCAGGTGCAAGTTATTTAGGCGGATATGGTAATACGGTTCAAGTTCAGTCCGGTATGTTCACTCACTTGTATGCTCACTTATCGCGAATACTCACGAACGTAGGTCGTCAAGTAAGCGCTGGTGATTTACTAGGTCTAATCGGTTCTACAGGACGTTCAACGGGACCTCATTTACATTATGAAGTGCGACGCGGAGGCATGGCCATCAATCCAATGCCGTTTGTTGGTAGAGGATTCGCAAAAGGTGGAACTGTTTCGCATGGTCAAACAGCTTGGGTTGGTGAACAAGGACCAGAGCTAGCACAATTGCCTGGCGGTACACGCATTCTAAATAACAAAGATAGCATGGGAGTCGGTGGCTCTTATACGATCGAAATAAACGATAATAGAACGATTAGAGTCGAAGGAAGCTCAGATGCATCATTATTAAAACGTTTACTCGATGAAGATCGCAACGAATTAGTTCGTCTCGTCGAGAAGATCATTCGTGAGAAAGACAGATTAGCCTTCAGATAA
- a CDS encoding phage major tail tube protein, whose amino-acid sequence MSTVIPEKLINYNVYDDQEKLAGVQAEVTLPSFEAMSESISGAGIAGEYESPTIGHFGSQTMQMSFRVLNEAPFRLMRNQARTLTIRAAQQSYDKAAGRNLVRPFKVVVKGMAKGGELGTLAPGAQTNSNATIEVLYIKIELEGRTILEFDKLNYIYILDGVDVLADVRNAL is encoded by the coding sequence GTGAGTACAGTTATTCCTGAAAAATTGATTAACTACAACGTTTATGACGATCAAGAAAAACTAGCCGGTGTGCAAGCTGAAGTAACGTTACCAAGTTTTGAAGCAATGTCAGAATCTATCTCAGGTGCTGGCATTGCTGGTGAATATGAATCACCAACTATTGGACATTTTGGTTCTCAAACCATGCAAATGTCATTCAGAGTTTTAAATGAAGCGCCTTTCCGTTTAATGCGTAATCAAGCGCGTACGCTGACGATTCGGGCAGCACAACAATCTTATGACAAAGCAGCAGGAAGAAATTTAGTTCGTCCTTTTAAGGTTGTTGTTAAAGGCATGGCTAAAGGTGGAGAATTAGGAACCCTTGCGCCAGGAGCACAAACAAACAGTAACGCTACGATTGAAGTATTGTACATTAAGATCGAACTCGAAGGTCGCACAATTTTAGAGTTTGATAAATTAAACTATATCTATATTTTGGATGGCGTAGACGTCTTAGCTGATGTTAGAAACGCACTATAG
- a CDS encoding phage tail protein, producing the protein MGAFGKLTLTNRGRNLQSKAQTGVELNYTRIKIGNGNLGSSSILNLNDLISVVRSLDISKLAVQTGGRAVVGTTLTNQEITTGFYFRELGVFAQDPDLGEILYCYGNAGALAEYIPPTGEDIVEKAIDIVTIVGNAQNVTAQIDNSLIFETPSGAQEKATAALESAKQYADDGLEDKADLEHQHEISEVTGLQTALNSKLESVTWTQVQDKPTTFSPSEHGHEINEVDGLSQALEDAEQNAKDYADEEFETKTDAIAHKEEFTQHEGKTVTEAHEPLFGAYREEISTVSGTGTVTLNADNSPAYRLTMAGTTTLNLSTTSSEVVSLSVFLEQGGTAHPITFSSAIKWRGGEIPDVSEPNFTYALTFITYNGGTTWLGFLAGDFDVS; encoded by the coding sequence ATGGGCGCATTTGGTAAGTTAACGCTAACTAATCGTGGGCGTAATCTGCAATCAAAAGCACAAACGGGCGTAGAACTTAACTACACAAGAATTAAAATAGGTAATGGTAATTTAGGCTCCTCATCTATTTTAAATTTGAATGATCTAATCAGTGTAGTGAGAAGTCTTGATATATCAAAACTTGCAGTCCAGACAGGTGGTAGAGCAGTAGTTGGAACTACTCTGACTAACCAAGAAATCACAACAGGTTTTTATTTTAGGGAGCTAGGTGTTTTTGCACAAGATCCTGACTTAGGCGAGATCCTATACTGTTATGGAAACGCTGGGGCACTGGCCGAGTATATACCTCCGACGGGAGAAGATATCGTAGAAAAGGCAATTGATATTGTCACAATCGTTGGTAATGCTCAAAACGTCACTGCTCAGATTGATAACTCCTTAATATTCGAAACGCCTAGTGGAGCTCAAGAAAAAGCAACTGCTGCTTTAGAAAGTGCAAAACAGTATGCTGATGATGGTTTAGAAGACAAGGCTGATTTAGAACATCAACATGAAATCTCGGAGGTCACAGGCCTACAAACAGCGCTTAATAGCAAACTAGAATCAGTGACATGGACACAGGTGCAAGATAAGCCTACAACATTCTCTCCTTCCGAACATGGCCATGAGATTAACGAAGTGGATGGGTTATCGCAAGCTTTGGAAGATGCAGAGCAAAACGCCAAGGATTATGCAGATGAGGAGTTTGAAACGAAGACGGACGCTATTGCGCATAAGGAAGAATTTACGCAACACGAAGGTAAGACTGTCACCGAAGCGCATGAACCTCTATTTGGCGCATACCGAGAAGAAATATCCACCGTATCAGGCACTGGAACAGTTACACTAAACGCTGATAACTCCCCTGCATATCGTTTAACGATGGCAGGCACAACAACACTCAATCTATCTACTACAAGTAGCGAGGTTGTCTCCCTATCCGTGTTTTTAGAGCAAGGGGGCACAGCCCATCCTATTACGTTTAGTTCTGCAATCAAATGGCGTGGTGGTGAGATCCCTGATGTGTCCGAGCCTAACTTTACGTATGCGCTAACGTTTATCACATACAACGGAGGCACAACGTGGCTAGGCTTCTTAGCAGGTGATTTCGATGTTAGCTGA
- a CDS encoding phage tail protein I — protein sequence MTKTLSTVTTLELLPENLREDQDIIAASKSLDKRDQLILNFVTNLNILPRVDELSDELLDHVAYFFHVDFYDQSFEREVKIELINESIYLHRIKGTPRAVELLVEKLFGQGIVEEWYEYGGEPYTFRVITNNPEVTQERAAEFVRAVNTVKNARSHLDSVILQQREEMDLLFAAVVHEGSKETYSQ from the coding sequence ATGACTAAAACATTAAGCACAGTCACTACATTAGAGCTTTTACCAGAAAACCTCCGAGAAGACCAAGATATAATAGCTGCAAGTAAGTCTTTAGATAAGAGAGATCAATTAATTCTAAATTTTGTAACTAACCTAAATATATTGCCACGTGTAGATGAGCTCTCTGATGAGTTACTTGACCACGTGGCATATTTTTTTCATGTAGATTTTTATGACCAGTCATTTGAGCGAGAAGTAAAAATTGAGTTGATTAATGAATCGATTTACCTGCACCGTATTAAAGGCACACCTCGTGCAGTCGAGTTATTAGTTGAAAAATTATTCGGCCAAGGCATCGTTGAAGAGTGGTATGAATACGGAGGAGAGCCATATACGTTCCGAGTGATCACAAATAATCCTGAAGTCACTCAAGAGAGGGCTGCTGAATTTGTACGAGCTGTAAATACAGTTAAAAACGCAAGGTCGCACTTAGATAGCGTGATCCTTCAGCAACGCGAGGAAATGGATCTTTTATTTGCAGCAGTTGTACATGAAGGTTCAAAAGAAACTTATAGTCAGTGA